From one Cygnus olor isolate bCygOlo1 chromosome 26, bCygOlo1.pri.v2, whole genome shotgun sequence genomic stretch:
- the ABCA7 gene encoding phospholipid-transporting ATPase ABCA7 isoform X3: protein MGPGALPAQVHGSGGTRTHLPACRRPLPQQGAALGGDAALAPGHHLQREQPLLPAPHARGGPRRGGQLQRLHLFSGGARAPLEAVVCNGSELGTFLEGRDAAGTWRLQRELCALPGPTLRALGAAVLSQLDLPRLLAERLSSEADGAVGALGPFLRGAESLLREVSSMGSAAELRHEVRALQATGASGTFGALSRIACGHPEGGGLRVPSLNWYEDNDVKAFLDRGGSEQGAGAPDNGSSPFCRELIRSLEATPLSQLFWRGIKPLFVGKILYTPPGPATNSIMAEVNRTLQELVALRDAAGAWRELGPHIRAFLNSSLELQVLRELLLAPGTAPLVDGILNGTSWTASALARLLAGPAAGPGLSWHQVLDEADQVVGTLLQFLECVRVDKIEAVATEEQLVARALELLEERQFWAAVVFQPPLSTSATALPPHVHYKIRMDIDDVTRTNKIKDRFWDPGPAADPFSDLRYVWGGFVYVQDLVEQAVVRAQTGAAPRTGVYVQQMPYPCYVDDVFLRVLNRSLPLFMTLAWIYSVAMIIKGVVHEKEARLKETMKAMGLSSGILWLSWFLSSFIPFLLSSAFLVLILKLGNILPYSDPAVIFLFLGTFSVATICQCFLISTFFLRANLASACGGIIYFSLYLPYVLCVAWRDHVTFPLRVLVSLLSPVAFGFGCEYFSLYEEQGVGIQWHNLGVSPVPGDPYSFATAMGLLLLDAGLYGLATWYIEGVFPGQYGVPKPWNFPFLKSYWFGEPPSAGHPPFPTDPLTAPQVLVEEPPAQLQPGVSIRNLVKIYHSSNHVAVNGLSLDFYEGQITSFLGHNGAGKTTTMSILTGLLPPTSGTAYVLGWDIRCDIDSIRKTMGTCPQHNVLFDILTVEEHIWFYGRLKGLAEEQVKVEMEQLLRDTGLPHKRREQTRNLSGGMQRKLSVAIAFVGGSRVVVLDEPTAGVDPYSRRSIWELLLKYRKGRTIILSTHYMDEAELLGDRIAIIAQGRLRCCGSPLFLKARLGTGYYLTLVKRERAEPGGSTPSAPKKSSSGSEHSGDTGLGSEQDSEASTVDVPQLSALIQKLVLGSRLVEDIGHEVLFVLPYSGAKDGAFGELFQELDARLGELGISGYGISDTTLEEIFLKVAEDTGVDGDRTGTRTSRPGRAAASGEEGDSRAADGELAEEPQETDLLRGAAEGDRRLRGWALTRQQLRALFIKRLLHARRSTRGFFAQIVLPAVFVCIALLFSLIVPPFGKYPPLRLEPWMYGHQFTFFSDDAPGDPDTAQLLGALLAEPGFGTKCMKEAAEATGPCPPASHPDGFWQPPAPSAMLEVLQHGNWTWAEPSPPCQCSGPGARRMLPECPPAAGGLPPPQVQRGTGDILLNLTGRNISDYLVKTYPQVIRQGLKTKKWVNEQRYGGFSLGAGSSQLLPSAEEVDRAVQELRALFNVTQGSPADRLLGNLSRFFEGLDARRNIKVWFNNKGWHAMVSFLNVASNALLRARLPAGADPALYGITATNHPLNLTKEQLSEAALMATSVDVLVSICVIFAMSFVPASFVLFLIEERVSKAKHLQFVSGMKPVTYWLGNFAWDMCNYLVPALLVVLIFLCFQQKAYVSSANLPSLVLLLLLYGWSITPLMYPASFLFSIPSTAYVALTCINLFIGINGSVATFVLELFVDQKLNDINRILKKVFLVFPHFCLGRGLIDMVKNQAMADAFERFGDKRFVSPLSWDLAGKNMFAMAVEGVIFFLFTLLLQYRFFLRLRPQALQLPPLGDEDQDVAQERVRVGSSPRHGDVLLLKDLTKVYQHRRAPAVDRLCLAIPAGECFGLLGVNGAGKTSTFKMLTGDTEVTLGEAWLKGHSVLTDLQSVHQNMGYCPQFDAITDLLTGREHLEFYSRLRGVPEEEIPRVAQWGIAKLGLEPHADRPAGKYSGGNKRKLSTAIALIGCPPIIFLDEPTTGMDPGARRFLWDCILSLVKEGRSVVLTSHSMEECEALCTRMAIMVNGRFRCLGSIQHLKNRFGDGYTVVVRVGGPGAALGPVEGLMQRCLPGAVLQERHGGTLHYRLPSRSCSLASVFSVLAAHRGPCHIEDYSVSQTTLDQVFVRFAREQGDGDPEGNEDPRQDAAAVPGMGLTAFLEDDGYRESTV, encoded by the exons aTGGGGCCGGGGGCTCTCCCCGCTCAGGTGCATGGGTCTGGGGGCACCCGGACCCACCTCCCCGCCTGCCGCAGGCCACTTCCCCAACAAGGCGCTGCCCTCGGCGGGGACGCTGCCCTGGCTCCAGGGCATCATCTGCAACGTGAACAACCCCTGCTTCCAGCACCCCACGCCCGGGGAGGCCCCCGGCGTGGTGGGCAACTTCAACGGCTCCAT CTCTTCTCCGGGGGTGCCCGCGCCCCGCTGGAGGCCGTGGTCTGCAATGGCTCGGAGCTGGGCACCTTCCTCGAGGGGCGCGATGCCGCTGGCACGTGGCGCCTGCAGCGAGAGCTGTgcgccctgcccggccccacgCTGCGCGCCTTGGGGGCCGCCGTCCTCTCGCAGCTGGACCTGCCCCGGCTGCTGGCG GAGAGGCTGAGCTCGGAGGCAGACGGTGCCGTGGGAGCCCTGGGTCCCTTCCTGCGGGGCGCTGAGTCCCTGCTGCGGGAG gtctcctccatgggcagCGCGGCCGAGCTGCGGCACGAGGTCAGGGCGTTGCAGGCCACCGGCGCCTCGGGCACCTTCGGGGCGCTGTCACGCATCGCCTGCGGGCACCCCGAGGGTGGCGGGCTCAGGGTCCCCTCCCTCAACTGGTACGAGGACAACGACGTCAAGGCCTTCCTGGACCGCGGCGGCTCCGAGCAGGGCGCGGGGGCCCCGGACAATGGCAGCA GTCccttctgcagggagctgaTCCGCAGCCTGGAGGCCACCCCGCTGTCGCAGCTCTTCTGGCGGGGCATCAAGCCCCTCTTTGTGGGCAAGATCCTGTACacgccgcccggccccgccaccAACAGCATCATGGCCGAG GTGAACCGCACcttgcaggagctggtggcGCTGCGGGATGCAGCGGGCGCCTGGCGGGAGCTGGGACCCCACATCCGCGCCTTCCTCAacagcagcctggagctgcaggtCCTGCGG gagctgctgctggcaccgggGACGGCCCCGCTTGTGGATGGGATCCTCAACGGCACCTCCTGGACCGCATCGGCGCTGGCCCGGCTCctggcggggccggcggcggggccggggctcagCTGGCACCAGGTGCTGGATGAAGCTGACCAGGTTGTGGGCACGCTGTTGCAGTTCCTGGAG TGCGTTCGCGTGGACAAGATCGAGGCGGTGGCCACCGAGGAGCAGCTGGTGGCCCGcgccctggagctgctggaggagaggcagTTCTGGGCCGCCGTCGTCTTCCAGCCCCCCCTGAGCACCTCGGCCACGGCGCTGCCCCCCCACGTGCACTACAAGATCCGCATGGACATCGACGATGTCACCAGGACCAACAAGATCAAGGACAG gtTTTGGgaccccggccccgcagccgaCCCTTTCAGCGACCTGCGCTACGTCTGGGGCGGCTTTGTCTACGTGCAGGACCTGGTGGAGCAGGCGGTGGTGCGGGCGCAGACCGGGGCCGCCCCACGGACGGGGGTCTACGTGCAGCAGATGCCCTACCCCTGCTACGTGGATGACGT GTTCCTGCGGGTGCTGAACCGCTCGCTGCCCCTCTTCATGACGCTGGCCTGGATCTACTCCGTGGCCATGATCATCAAGGGGGTGGTGCACGAGAAGGAGGCGCGACTCAAGGAGACCATGAAGGCCATGGGGCTGAGCAGCGGGATCCTCTGGCTCAGCTGGTTCCTCAGCAGCTtcatccccttcctcctcagctctgccttcctcGTCCTCATCCTCAAG CTGGGAAACATCCTGCCCTACAGCGACCCAGctgtcatcttcctcttcctcgGCACCTTCTCGGTGGCCACCATCTGCCAGTGCTTCCTCATCAGCACCTTCTTCCTCCGCGCCAACCTGGCCTCGGCCTGCGGCGGCATCATCTACTTCTCCCTCTACCTGCCCTACGTGCTGTGCGTGGCCTGGCGCGACCACGTCACCTTCCCGCTCCGCGTCCTCGTG AGCCTGCTGTCACCCGTGGCCTTTGGCTTTGGCTGCGAGTACTTCTCGCTGTACGAGGAGCAGGGGGTGGGCATCCAGTGGCACAACCTGGGCGTCAGCCCGGTGCCAGGAGACCCCTACAGCTTTGCCACGGccatggggctgctgctgctggacgcCGGCCTCTACGGGCTGGCCACCTGGTACATCGAGGGTGTCTTCCCCG GTCAGTACGGGGTCCCCAAGCCGTGGAATTTCCCCTTCCTGAAGAGCTACTGGTTTGGAGAGCCGCCCTCGGCTGGGCACCCCCCGTTTCCCACCGATCCCCTCACTGCACCCCAAG TGCTGGTGGAGGAGCCgcctgcccagctccagcccggggtCTCCATCCGCAACCTGGTGAAGATTTACCACAGCAGCAACCACGTGGCCGTCAACGGGCTGAGCCTGGACTTCTACGAGGGCCAGATCACCTCCTTCCTGGGCCACAACGGGGCTGGCAAGACCACCACCAT GTCCATCCTGACCGGCCTCCTGCCCCCCACCTCCGGCACTGCCTATGTCCTGGGCTGGGACATCCGCTGCGACATCGACAGCATCCGCAAAACCATGGGGACGTGCCCGCAGCACAACGTGCTCTTTGACAT cctGACAGTGGAGGAGCACATCTGGTTCTACGGGCGGCTGAAGGGGCTGGCGGAGGAGCAGGTGAAGGTGGagatggagcagctgctgcgGGACACGGGGCTGCCCCACAAGCGCCGCGAGCAGACCAGGAACCTCTCGG GCGGGATGCAGCGGAAGCTCTCGGTGGCCATCGCCTTCGTGGGTGGCTCCAGGGTGGTGGTCCTGGATGAGCCCACGGCCGGCGTCGACCCCTACTCCCGCCGCAGcatctgggagctgctgctcaaGTACCGCAAGG GCCGCACCATTATCCTCTCCACGCACTACATGGACGAGGCGGAGCTGCTGGGAGACCGCATCGCCATCATCGCGCAGGGCCGGCTCCGCTGCTGCGGGTCCCCGCTCTTcctcaaggccaggctgggcacCGGCTACTACCTCACCCTGGTGAAGCGGGAGCGGGCTGAGCCTGGTGGCAGCACCCCCAGCGCCCCCAAAAAG agcagcagcggcTCGGAGCACAGCGGTGACACCGGGCTGGGCAGCGAGCAGGACAGCGAGGCCAGCACCGTGG ATGTGCCCCAGCTCTCGGCGCTGATCCAGAAGCTGGTTCTCGGCTCCCGGCTGGTGGAAGACATCGGGCACGAGGTGCTCTTTGTGCTGCCCTACAGCGGGGCCAAGGATGGGGCGTTCGGGGAGCTCTTCCAGGAGCTGGATGCCCGCCTGGGCGAGCTGGGCATCTCCGGCTACGGCATCTCAGACACCACGCTGGAGGAG ATCTTTCTGAAGGTGGCTGAGGACACCGGGGTGGATGGTGACAGGACAG GCACCAGAACATCACGgccagggagagcagcagccagcggCGAGGAGGGGGACAGCAGAGCGGCCGATGGGGAGCTGG CGGAGGAGCCGCAGGAGACGGACCTGCTGCGCGGCGCGGCCGAGGGCGACCGCCGACTGCGGGGCTGGGCGCTCACCCGCCAGCAGCTCCGTGCCCTCTTCATCAAGCGGCTGCTCCACGCCCGACGCAGCACCCGGGGATTCTTCGCGCAG ATCGTCCTGCCCGCTGTCTTCGTCTGCATCGCGCTGCTCTTCAGCCTCATCGTGCCGCCCTTCGGGAAGTACCCGCCGCTGCGCCTCGAGCCCTGGATGTACGGGCACCAGTTCACCTTCTTCAG CGATGACGCCCCGGGGGACCCCGACACGGCTCAGCTGCTGGGCGCCCTCCTGGCCGAGCCGGGCTTCGGCACCAAGTGCATGAAGGAGGCAGCGGAGGC GACGGGGCCGTGCCCACCAGCGTCCCACCCCGACGGCTTctggcagcccccggccccctcgGCCATGCTGGAAGTGCTGCAGCATGGGAACTGGACGTGGGCTGAGCCGTCCCCCCCGTGCCAGTGCAGTGGGCCGGGGGCACGCAGGATGCTGCCCGAGTGcccccctgcagctggagggctCCCACCGCCACAG GTGCAGAGGGGCACGGGTGACATCCTGCTGAACCTGACGGGCAGGAACATCTCTGACTACCTGGTGAAAACGTACCCCCAGGTCATCCGCCAAGG GCTAAAAACCAAGAAGTGGGTGAATGAGCAGAG GTACGGCGGCTTTTCCCTGGGCgctggcagctcccagctcctgccgtCGGCAGAGGAGGTGGACAGGGCGGTGCAGGAGCTGCGGGCACTCTTCAACGTCACCCAG ggcagccccgcGGACCGGCTCCTGGGCAACCTGAGCCGCTTCTTCGAGGGCTTGGACGCTCGCAGGAACATCAAG GTCTGGTTCAACAACAAGGGCTGGCACGCCATGGTCTCCTTTCTCAACGTGGCCAGCAACGCGCTGCTGCGGGCACGGCTGCCCGCGGGTGCTGACCCCGCGCTCTACGGCATCACGGCCACCAACCACCCCCTCAACCTCACCAAGGAGCAGCTCTCGGAGGCCGCCCT GATGGCCACCTCGGTGGACGTGCTGGTCTCCATCTGCGTGATCTTCGCCATGTCCTTCGTGCCGGCCAGCTTCGTGCTCTTCCTCATCGAGGAGCGGGTCAGCAAGGCCAAGCACCTGCAGTTCGTCAGCGGGATGAAGCCCGTCACGTACTGGCTGGGCAACTTCGCCTGGGACATG TGCAACTACCTGGTCCCTGCGCTGCTGGTCGtcctcatcttcctctgcttccagcAGAAGGCCTACGTGTCCTCAGCCAACCTGccctccctggtcctgctgctgctgctctacGG CTGGTCCATCACCCCCCTGATGTACCCggcctccttcctcttcagcaTCCCCAGCACTGCCTACGTGGCCCTGACATGCATCAACCTCTTCATCGGCATCAATGGCAGCGTGGCCACCTTCGTGCTGGAGCTCTTTGTGGACCAA AAGCTCAACGACATCAACCGCATCCTGAAGAAGGTTTTCCTTGTCTTCCCCCACTTCTGCCTGGGCCGAGGCCTCATCGACATGGTGAAGAACCAGGCCATGGCCGATGCCTTCGAGAGGTTCG GGGACAAGCGCTTCGTGTCCCCCCTGTCCTGGGACCTGGCAGGGAAGAACATGTTTGCCATGGCTGTTGAGGGCgtcatcttcttcctcttcaccctgctgctgcaaTACCGCTTCTTCCTGCGGCTCCG gccccaggctctgcagctgcccccGCTTGGGGACGAGGACCAGGACGTGGCCCAGGAGCGGGTGAGGGTGGGCAGTTCCCCGCGGCACGGCGACGTCCTGCTGCTGAAGGACCTGACCAAG GTGTACCAGCACCGGCGGGCTCCAGCGGTGGACCGGCTGTGCCTGGCCATCCCGGCCGGGGAG TGCTTCGGCCTTCTGGGGGTAAACGGCGCCGGGAAGACGTCCACCTTCAAGATGCTGACGGGGGACACGGAGGTGACGCTGGGGGAGGCCTGGCTGAAAGGGCACAG CGTGCTCACCGACCTGCAGTCCGTCCACCAGAACATGGGCTACTGCCCGCAGTTCGACGCCATCACGGACCTGCTCACGGGGCGGGAGCACCTGGAGTTCTACAGCCGCCTGCGTGGCGTGCCGGAGGAGGAGATCCCCAGG GTGGCTCAGTGGGGCATCGCcaagctggggctggagccgCACGCGGACCGGCCGGCGGGCAAGTACAGCGGGGGCAACAAGCGCAAGCTCTCCACAGCTATCGCCCTCATCGGCTGCCCCCCCATCATCTTCCTG GATGAGCCCACGACAGGGATGGACCCGGGCGCCCGGCGGTTCTTGTGGGACTGCATCCTCAGCCTGGTCAAGGAGGGCAGGTCCGTGGTGCTCACGTCCCACAG CATGGAGGAATGCGAGGCCCTGTGCACCAGGATGGCCATCATGGTCAACGGCCGCTTCCGCTGCCTGGGCAGCATCCAGCACCTCAAGAACAG GTTTGGGGACGGCTACACGGTGGTGGTGCGGGTGGGaggccccggggccgcgctgGGGCCGGTGGAGGGCCTGATGCAGCGCTGCCTGCCAGGTGCGGTGCTGCAGGAGCGGCACGGCGGCACGCTGCACTACCGCCTGCCCTCCCGCTCCTGCTCCCTGGCCAGCGTCTTCAGCGTCCTGGCGGCCCACCGCGGCCCCTGCCACATCGAGGACTACTCCGTGTCCCAGACCACCCTTGACCAG GTCTTCGTGCGCTTTGCCAGGGAGCAGGGCGATGGGGACCCCGAGGGGAATGAGGACCCCAGGCAGGATGCGGCCGCGGTGCCCGGGATGGGGCTGACGGCGTTCCTGGAGGACGATGGCTACCGGGAGAGCACGGTCTGA